GAATAATAAACAACTGTTGTTTGTTTATGTCGATGACCGACTTTTGTGCCCATTAAAACCACCCTTCTGCTGATGAAGAAAATATTTATCCTGATGGCCTTTGTGATGCTGTTTTGCGCCTGGAAAGCCACTGCGCAGGAAGCCCGCACCCCGCTGCTCTATGAAGGCACCATCGATGGCAAGTTGGCCATTACCCTGTATCTGGTCTCTGTACCGCGCGAGTGTGGAGGAGATCCTTATTACCAGTGCATTTACCGTTACAATAAAAACAAAGACAATGAATGGCTGTCATTGAATGTGGAGTACAACCAGCAAAATCAGTTCATCATGGTGGAGCACCGGTTTTCCGGCGTAATGATACTGCAAAAAAATATCGACGGTTTTTCCGGCATCTGGATTCACCCTAACGGCACAACGCAGAAAAAGGTAATACTCAGGAAAACACATCTTCCGAAAACAGACATCAAAAAGTACGAGGACTACATGGACAAAACCTTCTACAACACGGACGACTGTTAAGGAATATACGGGGGCGCCGTAGTATTGCCTACTTTCCGGAAAGTAAGGTTGATCCTGGCTTTCATGGGTTTGGCGGACTTCGCGATGCGGTGCTCCCAATACCTTTGCAGGTCGCCTTTCATCAGTAACAGGGAGCCATGTTGTAGCTTGATCGAATAACGCCGGCGGTGATCGTCTTTACTGCGGAAATCAAAGTTACGTTCCTCTCCCAGGCTGATGGAAGCGATTTCTGTTTTTAATCCCGGTACCGTGTCCTTGTCCGAGTGCCAGGCCACCGAGTCATTGTTATCCCGGTAATAATTCAGCAAAACGCCATCGAACACGATGCCGGTGTGCGCTTCCACTTTCGCCTTCAGCGCCAGCAGCGCGGGAGGCCAGGGCAGCACCGGACGCTGGTCGCCGCTTCGTATAGGTTCACTGCCAAACCAGGCAGACAGCCGCGGCGTGAGCACTTCCTTTTCATACATCATCACTTTGCTTTGTTGCCAGGGAACGGTGCTGAGCAATTGTTCCAGCAACTGATCACTTTCTTCCCTGCTCAGAAAGGCGGGATGGTATGTTATCAAATCCTCCGGCAGCATCAGCTGGCTGCCATCATCAAATAATTTCAGTTGCATGATTCTCTATTTAAAATTCCTGCCTTTCGGGAAAAGCTCTGCCTGTATCATTTTAGGCGCAGGCTTTTTAGCGGCGGCAGGCACATTATCACTATAAGGCGCATTCATCAGGTGCTCTTCGTCCGTAGGCAATGACAGCTGGTTCAGCAGCGCATTGCAGTTATAGCACTTTTTAATGACGACATGTGTCACACTCCCTTCCCGCTGCAATTTTCCTTCCACCATCAGCAGCCGGGACGTTACAATTTCTTTTCTGAAGCGTTCA
This window of the Chitinophaga varians genome carries:
- a CDS encoding alpha-ketoglutarate-dependent dioxygenase AlkB family protein, with protein sequence MQLKLFDDGSQLMLPEDLITYHPAFLSREESDQLLEQLLSTVPWQQSKVMMYEKEVLTPRLSAWFGSEPIRSGDQRPVLPWPPALLALKAKVEAHTGIVFDGVLLNYYRDNNDSVAWHSDKDTVPGLKTEIASISLGEERNFDFRSKDDHRRRYSIKLQHGSLLLMKGDLQRYWEHRIAKSAKPMKARINLTFRKVGNTTAPPYIP